ATGAAAGAGATGACGGAAATCAAGGCAGCGACAAAGAAGATTGCTCCGGCCAGGGAAAAACTATATCGCAGCCATGGGGCCGTTTTTTTCCAACAAAGCCAGGCCAAACCAGCCAGCAGAGCAGCCAGGCCATAAAAGAGAAGCATCATGCGTCCAGGGGCCAGCCCGGCCAGGTCGGCCGCAACGCCGCTGCCGTCAGCACTGAACAAGGAACCGCAGCAGGAGGTAATGATTTCTGGATCAAGCTGATAAAAGTAGCTGATTTGCAAATAGAGCTCACCGCCAATCAGCGGAGTCAGCAGCAACAAGTAGGAGTATTTCAATTTAATCAGAGGAGAATCTTCGGCTCTACCGTCAAGATAATTCAATGCAATCCACAGGGCGGCTGCAAAAAAAACCAGAATTTTGACGTAGAGTGCAGACCAGCCGATCGGGTTCGCATTCAGGCTGCCGGTTGCGCACATGGCGCCGACAAAAAGAGGGTGGATTTCTTCCAGGGTATAAATGAACAGGAACAGCGACAGAACCTGAAAACCCAGCGCGTAGTTGACAATGGTCGAAACCAAAAAAGTTTTGCGCTCGAGCTGAAGCTGTTCTTCCGAACAGCTGTAAAAATCCCAGCGACGCAGGATTTTTATCGCCAGGCTACTGGCGTAAAGCATCATCAACAGCACCAGACCGGTTCCGCCGAGTAATGCCATTATGCCGGGATGCAGTATCAACTCAACAGTCCTCCATCAGCCTGCCGCTGTGCATGGAGAACGCACTGCTGATCAGGGAGTGGTTGAACAACTGTGGATCGTGGGTTGCAATCAGGATCGTTCTGCCGCTTTGGTGGATAGTGGTCAGTATCTCTATCAGGTCGGCAGATAGTTGACTGTCAAGATGTGCGGTGGGCTCATCCGCAATGATGATGTCCGGGTCATTGATCAGCGCCCGGGCAATGGCCACCCGCTGTTGCTCTCCGCCGGATAACTGGCGGATTTTTGCCTGTTGCTTATTTTCCATATCCAGTTGTTTTAACAGTTCAAGGCCACGGTTTTTCATGGCGCTGATGGGGACCTGTTGCGGATAGAGAGGCATCAGAACGTTTTCCAGGACAGAAACATCGCGTAGCAGGTTGAATTGCTGAAAAATGAAACCGAAGGTCTGTTGACGGGTCCGGGCCAGAAACCGTTCGGAGAGTTTGACCACATCCTTCTCGCCGATCCTGATCCGTCCCTCGGTCGGCCGTGACATACAGCCGATCAGACTCAGCAAGGTGGTTTTACCCGAACCGCTCGGACCCTTGAAGACGGCAACCTCTCCAGCTTCGATCTGCAGGGAAATATCGTCCAGGGCGCAAAATTCATCCGGCTTGTGCGCATTGTAGATTTTTTTGACATGTTCTATTCGGATCAAAGGTGGCAAATCAATTATCCTCTCATCGCAGCTTCAGGGTCGGTAATTGCGGCCTTCCAGGACGGGATAACCGTACTGACGACATAGGGTGGAACGGTCAGAAAGGCGATGACCAGAATCTGGTAAGGATCAATAAATGGGGCCAGCCGAAAGGTCGGAAACAGGACCGACCAGCCCTTGATGACCGGGGTCAACAGGGTGGCGTTAAGAAAGAAAACATGGATATAGGCGGTCAGAAGCCCCAGCAGCAGGGCGGTCAAGGAGACCGCTATCCCTTCCCAGAATTTGACCTCAAGAATATTGGAGGTTTCCCAGCCGATCGCTTTGAGTATGCCGATCTCCCTCTTTTCCTCGGCGCTGATCCCGGTCGCTTTGTCCCAGGCGAGAATGCAGAAGGCAACCAGGGCGGCAACAAATACCGACAACATCATTCCGCTGCGCCAGTTGAATACGGCCGCATAGGTACGGAGAATCTCGCTACGGCTGATCGGCCGGGTGTCGGGAAGCTGGCGTTTGATCTTTTCCGCGATGGTGTTGATTTCGACCGGATTTCTGACCGAGACCGCGATGTCTGTGGCCAGATCGGCCGGATAGTCAAAGAAGTCGATGAGGTCCTGCTTTTCCAGGATGACCAGATCGTTGGTTAATAAGGCTGATTCGGGCTTGAACACTCCGGTTACGGTAAAAGTCCGCCCGACATTGGCACTGTCGACCATGATCAGATCGTCCTCAAGTCCGATCCTGCGAACCTCAGCCACTCCGGCCCCGATGGAGCATTCGCCCGGATTTTGGGGCAGCCGGCCTTGCAGCATCGGCAACTT
The Pelobacter seleniigenes DSM 18267 DNA segment above includes these coding regions:
- a CDS encoding ABC transporter ATP-binding protein, producing the protein MPPLIRIEHVKKIYNAHKPDEFCALDDISLQIEAGEVAVFKGPSGSGKTTLLSLIGCMSRPTEGRIRIGEKDVVKLSERFLARTRQQTFGFIFQQFNLLRDVSVLENVLMPLYPQQVPISAMKNRGLELLKQLDMENKQQAKIRQLSGGEQQRVAIARALINDPDIIIADEPTAHLDSQLSADLIEILTTIHQSGRTILIATHDPQLFNHSLISSAFSMHSGRLMEDC
- a CDS encoding ABC transporter permease; this translates as MHHFKILEYALSSLIRRKFKNLAIIIVYTFTVATLASILFLTHSLKKEAEYLLADAPELVVQRLSGGRHELIPLEYGETIRRIPGVAQVQPRLWGYYYDGLIDANYTLQEVLPSHSKLPMLQGRLPQNPGECSIGAGVAEVRRIGLEDDLIMVDSANVGRTFTVTGVFKPESALLTNDLVILEKQDLIDFFDYPADLATDIAVSVRNPVEINTIAEKIKRQLPDTRPISRSEILRTYAAVFNWRSGMMLSVFVAALVAFCILAWDKATGISAEEKREIGILKAIGWETSNILEVKFWEGIAVSLTALLLGLLTAYIHVFFLNATLLTPVIKGWSVLFPTFRLAPFIDPYQILVIAFLTVPPYVVSTVIPSWKAAITDPEAAMRG